A portion of the Mycobacterium paraseoulense genome contains these proteins:
- a CDS encoding MCE family protein: protein MKRFSERNPLLIGAVGLGVIFALMLLALNYDKLPFFDRGKTYSAYFAEAGGLVPGDRVQVSGFRVGQVSSVELDGPRVLVKFSVADNVRLGDRTEAAIKLRTVLGSKLLAVTSRGEGQLSGPIPLDRTTPAYQLPDALGDLATTISGLNTQQLSNSLAVLSDTFSKTPPDLKAAVQGVARFSQTLDERDTQLRNLLSNASKATKVLAERSDEVVKLVADTNTLLVQLKSQSSALDQISNNLSAVAQQIKGFIAEHRETLKPALDKLNGVLTIVDNRKERVQKAIVGIDRYALGLGEAVGSGPFFKAYLANLPPGQWMQPFIDAAFSDLGLDPATLPPSQRADPQTGQPGTPPLPLPYPRTGQGGEPRRTLPDAITGNPNDHPCGVPGVALPGPGCYPYRQPPPAPPPGGPPPGPPALAGPGEGQSAPPSSVPVEQPAPGQVPPVQPPVQAGPGPIDTPPGTPQQTEGGGR from the coding sequence GTGAAACGCTTCTCTGAACGCAATCCACTTCTCATCGGCGCCGTGGGCCTCGGGGTCATCTTTGCTCTGATGTTGCTGGCACTGAACTACGACAAGTTGCCGTTTTTCGACCGGGGTAAGACCTATTCGGCATACTTCGCCGAGGCCGGCGGCCTGGTTCCCGGCGACCGCGTTCAGGTATCCGGTTTCCGGGTCGGGCAGGTGTCCAGCGTCGAGCTGGACGGACCGCGGGTCCTGGTCAAGTTCAGCGTCGCCGACAACGTGCGCCTCGGGGACCGCACCGAGGCCGCAATCAAATTGAGGACTGTGCTCGGAAGCAAACTCCTCGCCGTGACCTCGCGCGGAGAGGGGCAGCTGAGCGGGCCGATACCCCTCGACCGGACCACGCCCGCCTATCAACTGCCTGACGCCCTCGGGGATCTCGCCACAACGATTAGCGGGTTGAACACGCAGCAACTGTCCAACTCGCTCGCCGTACTGTCCGACACCTTCTCCAAAACCCCGCCTGACTTGAAGGCCGCAGTGCAAGGGGTAGCACGATTTTCCCAGACACTGGATGAGCGCGACACCCAGTTGCGAAACCTGTTGAGTAACGCCAGCAAAGCGACGAAGGTGCTGGCCGAACGCAGCGACGAAGTGGTCAAACTGGTCGCGGACACCAACACACTGCTGGTTCAACTGAAAAGCCAAAGCAGCGCCCTCGACCAGATCTCCAACAACCTTTCCGCAGTGGCCCAGCAAATCAAGGGTTTCATCGCAGAGCACCGCGAGACGTTGAAGCCGGCGTTGGACAAGCTCAACGGGGTATTGACAATTGTCGACAACCGCAAGGAGCGCGTACAGAAGGCGATCGTAGGTATAGACAGGTACGCCTTGGGGCTGGGTGAAGCCGTGGGATCGGGACCGTTCTTCAAGGCCTACCTCGCGAACCTGCCGCCCGGCCAATGGATGCAGCCGTTCATCGACGCGGCCTTCTCCGACCTCGGCCTCGACCCGGCAACCCTTCCCCCGAGCCAGCGGGCGGACCCACAGACCGGCCAACCCGGCACACCGCCGCTGCCGCTTCCGTATCCGCGGACCGGCCAGGGTGGCGAGCCTCGGCGGACCCTGCCGGACGCGATCACCGGAAACCCGAACGACCATCCGTGCGGTGTGCCGGGCGTGGCGTTGCCCGGCCCGGGCTGCTACCCCTATCGGCAGCCGCCGCCCGCTCCGCCACCTGGTGGGCCGCCGCCGGGACCGCCCGCTCTCGCAGGTCCAGGCGAGGGCCAGTCCGCCCCGCCGTCGTCCGTGCCGGTCGAGCAGCCCGCGCCCGGGCAAGTACCGCCGGTCCAGCCTCCGGTGCAAGCTGGTCCGGGACCGATCGACACTCCGCCGGGAACTCCGCAACAGACTGAAGGTGGTGGGCGATGA
- a CDS encoding MCE family protein, which produces MVFGALFIAAASIMFFNYMQVPTVFFGANRYTVTLELPQAGGLYPGGNVTYRGVDIGRVQDVRLTNTGVEAVMALDSDVHVPADLSAQVHSVSAVGEQYVELLPRDAKGPSLKNGDVIPVNRTYVPPDINSLLGATNRGLNAIPRDNVKTVVDESYIAVGGLGPELSRLVKGTTTLAIDARKNLDALVTLIDQSKPVLDSQTQSSDAIQAWAAHLATITSQLRKNDSSVAGLIQKGGPAADEARQLFDRLNPTLPIVLANLVSVGQVGVTYRDNLEALLVQLPQGAADIQAIGVANKDTKQAFHAPYLSFNLNLNWPPPCTTGFLPAQQQRAGSYEDYPDVPKGDFYCRVPQDSMLNVRGARNIPCETRPGKRAPTVKLCESDETYVPLNDGWNWKGDPNATYTGQGVPDYRPGEEPPGQQRPPSPPGPPPPPIAAVQYDPATGMYVGPDGRMYTQADLAPRATKEQTWQSMLMPPKSN; this is translated from the coding sequence ATGGTTTTCGGCGCGCTCTTCATCGCGGCGGCCTCCATCATGTTTTTCAACTACATGCAGGTCCCGACCGTCTTTTTCGGGGCCAATCGCTACACGGTCACGCTCGAGCTACCCCAGGCCGGCGGCCTGTACCCGGGCGGCAACGTCACCTACCGGGGGGTCGATATCGGTCGGGTGCAGGACGTGCGGCTGACCAATACCGGCGTCGAGGCGGTGATGGCGCTGGATTCGGATGTCCACGTCCCCGCCGATCTGAGCGCCCAGGTCCACAGCGTATCGGCGGTCGGCGAGCAGTATGTCGAGCTGTTGCCACGCGATGCGAAAGGCCCCTCGCTGAAAAACGGCGACGTGATCCCTGTGAACCGCACGTACGTACCGCCCGACATCAACTCGCTGCTGGGCGCGACCAACCGCGGGCTGAATGCGATCCCGCGCGACAACGTCAAAACGGTGGTCGATGAGTCGTACATCGCTGTCGGTGGGCTGGGGCCGGAATTGTCCCGGCTGGTGAAGGGAACCACCACCCTGGCGATCGACGCCCGCAAGAACCTGGACGCGCTCGTCACGTTGATCGACCAGTCCAAGCCGGTGCTCGACAGCCAGACCCAGTCCTCGGATGCGATCCAGGCATGGGCCGCCCATCTGGCGACCATCACCTCGCAACTGCGCAAAAACGACTCCTCGGTCGCGGGCCTGATACAAAAAGGCGGGCCGGCAGCCGACGAAGCCCGGCAGTTGTTCGACCGGCTGAACCCCACGCTGCCGATCGTGCTGGCCAACCTGGTCAGTGTGGGCCAGGTGGGGGTCACCTATCGGGACAACCTTGAAGCCTTGTTGGTGCAACTGCCGCAAGGCGCCGCCGACATCCAGGCCATCGGCGTGGCCAACAAGGACACCAAACAGGCTTTCCACGCCCCGTACCTGAGCTTCAACCTGAACCTCAACTGGCCGCCGCCGTGCACCACGGGATTCCTGCCGGCCCAACAGCAGCGAGCCGGCAGCTACGAGGACTACCCGGACGTTCCCAAAGGCGACTTTTACTGCCGGGTGCCGCAAGACTCGATGCTGAATGTGCGCGGTGCGCGCAACATCCCGTGTGAGACACGGCCGGGAAAGCGCGCCCCGACCGTGAAATTGTGCGAAAGCGACGAAACCTACGTGCCCCTGAACGACGGGTGGAACTGGAAGGGCGATCCAAACGCGACATACACCGGGCAGGGTGTCCCCGACTACAGGCCGGGCGAGGAACCGCCCGGGCAGCAACGTCCACCGTCGCCACCCGGTCCGCCCCCGCCGCCGATCGCAGCCGTCCAATACGATCCAGCAACCGGCATGTATGTGGGGCCAGACGGACGAATGTACACCCAAGCCGACCTGGCCCCCCGTGCCACAAAGGAGCAAACATGGCAGAGCATGCTGATGCCTCCCAAGAGCAACTGA
- a CDS encoding DUF732 domain-containing protein — protein MAMAMWRLITSADRPSTGGQRLGYGDAGRLSETPAVKCRKSLVALLIAGAAVGGVTLTLAPRAHAMPAPEVEYTFDVVVRKHYDFPNNDAIGYGYGICDKVSRGESYPQVMGDVKREITPNDEFSANYLVSYAVNLLCPEQIWQLRNSAGGYRPPGGATGPATYY, from the coding sequence ATGGCGATGGCGATGTGGAGGCTCATCACGTCGGCTGATCGACCGAGCACCGGTGGACAACGCCTCGGCTACGGTGATGCCGGCCGATTGTCTGAGACGCCAGCGGTAAAGTGTCGCAAGTCGCTAGTCGCCTTGCTCATTGCGGGGGCTGCGGTCGGCGGGGTCACGCTGACGCTGGCACCGAGGGCGCATGCCATGCCGGCGCCTGAGGTGGAATATACGTTTGATGTGGTGGTGCGAAAGCACTATGACTTCCCAAACAATGACGCGATCGGCTATGGCTATGGGATCTGCGACAAAGTCAGCCGAGGCGAGAGCTACCCGCAGGTTATGGGTGATGTGAAGCGTGAGATCACGCCCAACGACGAGTTCTCGGCCAACTACCTGGTCTCGTATGCGGTTAACTTGTTGTGCCCTGAGCAGATCTGGCAGCTGCGGAACTCGGCGGGAGGCTACCGACCGCCGGGCGGAGCAACCGGGCCTGCTACCTATTACTGA
- a CDS encoding MCE family protein, translated as MSSRHAKIGLAIALVVLLVGGVLAVVLPASGVGRTHVTGYFADSTGLYNGDDVVILGVRVGKVEKIEPQPDRVKITFWYDDKYKVPADAKAVILSPSLVTPRSIQLTPAYAGGPVLANQAVIPQDRTAVPVEYDDFRAQLERLTQTLQPTEPGGTSTLGEFINTAADNLRGQGPDIRNTIVKLSQAISALGDHSNDLFSTFKNLSILVSALHDSSDLLRQLNQNLAAVTNLLANDPNEVGNAVRNLDDVADDVRSFVADNKEALGTASDKLASVSQAVIQSLDDIKQLLHVAPNAFGNFLNIYQPAQGALTGILGVNQFANIIQFLCGAVEAASRRGAKESAKLCVQYLAPIIKNRQYNFPPLGENLFVGATARPNEVTYSEDWLRPDYVPPPPPGSPPAPANPEPPANGPPVPGPPPLAAEAPAKPPTNPAAGLRGMMAPPGAGQ; from the coding sequence ATGAGTTCCCGTCATGCCAAGATCGGCTTGGCAATCGCCCTGGTGGTGTTGCTCGTCGGCGGCGTCCTCGCGGTGGTGCTGCCGGCTAGCGGTGTCGGCCGGACACATGTCACCGGTTACTTCGCGGACAGCACCGGCCTCTACAACGGCGACGACGTCGTTATCCTCGGCGTGCGCGTCGGCAAGGTGGAGAAGATCGAACCACAGCCTGATCGTGTCAAGATCACCTTCTGGTACGACGACAAGTACAAGGTGCCGGCCGACGCTAAAGCTGTGATCCTTTCGCCGTCGTTGGTGACACCGCGCTCCATCCAGTTGACGCCCGCCTACGCCGGCGGGCCGGTGCTGGCCAATCAGGCGGTGATCCCGCAGGACCGCACCGCGGTGCCGGTGGAATACGACGACTTTCGTGCGCAGCTCGAACGGTTGACCCAGACATTGCAACCCACCGAACCGGGTGGGACCAGCACCCTGGGGGAATTCATCAACACCGCAGCCGACAACCTGCGCGGCCAGGGCCCCGACATTCGTAACACCATCGTCAAACTGTCACAGGCGATTTCGGCGCTCGGCGACCACAGCAACGACCTATTCTCCACATTCAAAAACCTGTCGATCCTGGTGTCCGCACTGCACGACAGCAGCGATTTGCTGCGGCAACTGAACCAGAACCTCGCCGCGGTGACCAACCTGTTGGCCAACGACCCCAATGAGGTCGGAAACGCGGTCCGCAACCTCGACGACGTAGCCGACGACGTCCGCAGCTTTGTGGCCGACAACAAGGAAGCCCTCGGCACCGCCTCGGACAAGTTGGCGTCGGTGTCGCAGGCGGTGATCCAGAGCCTCGACGACATCAAGCAACTTCTGCATGTGGCCCCCAACGCCTTCGGGAACTTCCTGAACATCTACCAACCCGCACAGGGAGCCCTGACCGGCATCCTGGGGGTCAATCAATTCGCCAACATCATCCAGTTCCTGTGCGGGGCGGTGGAGGCGGCCTCGCGCCGCGGCGCCAAGGAATCGGCCAAGCTGTGTGTGCAGTATCTGGCGCCGATCATCAAAAACCGTCAGTACAACTTCCCGCCGCTGGGAGAAAACCTCTTCGTCGGCGCAACTGCGCGTCCCAACGAAGTCACCTACAGCGAGGACTGGCTGCGACCCGACTACGTTCCCCCGCCACCACCAGGGTCGCCGCCCGCGCCGGCAAACCCCGAGCCACCGGCCAACGGGCCGCCGGTGCCCGGCCCCCCGCCGCTGGCCGCGGAGGCGCCGGCGAAACCGCCGACCAATCCGGCCGCTGGCCTGCGCGGAATGATGGCACCGCCCGGAGCTGGACAATGA
- a CDS encoding virulence factor Mce family protein: MSRPQYLCRAAMGLLAALALTALSGCGFHGANSFRLPGTKGGGYTIQAQMPDIQNLQRNSRVRVNDVTVGTVTNIEVQGWHALVTMTIDGDVDLPANATATIGQTSLLGSVHLELAPPTGIPPQGKLKNGSLIALPSASSYPSTERTLAALSLVLNGGGLGQVQDITKALSTAFTGREQDLRSLLTQLDKFVRYLNDQKDDIIAATDSLNNLVGQFADQKPVIDKALKTIPGALGVLKDERNALADALGDVSQFGALAADSVDKTKENLVKELKDLGPVLQSLADAGPALTRSLGFFGTFPFPTATLSKWLRGDYANLTAVFDLTLSRLDAGLFTGTRFECNLTELELQWGRTIGQMPSPCTAGSQYNPGNPLVAPYHFDQGR, translated from the coding sequence ATGAGCCGACCGCAGTATTTGTGCCGCGCAGCCATGGGGCTGCTGGCCGCGCTGGCGCTGACCGCGCTCTCCGGCTGCGGCTTCCACGGTGCCAACTCGTTTCGGCTGCCCGGAACCAAGGGTGGCGGTTACACGATTCAAGCCCAGATGCCCGATATCCAGAACCTGCAACGGAATTCCCGGGTACGGGTCAACGATGTCACCGTCGGCACCGTCACCAACATCGAGGTTCAGGGTTGGCACGCGCTGGTCACCATGACGATCGACGGTGACGTCGACCTGCCCGCCAACGCAACTGCCACGATCGGGCAGACCAGCCTGCTGGGATCGGTGCACCTCGAACTCGCGCCACCCACCGGCATCCCGCCGCAGGGCAAGCTCAAAAATGGATCGCTGATTGCGCTGCCATCGGCTAGCAGCTATCCGTCGACCGAACGCACGTTGGCCGCGCTGTCCCTCGTGCTTAACGGCGGTGGCCTGGGCCAGGTTCAGGACATCACCAAGGCATTGAGCACCGCCTTTACCGGTCGCGAACAGGACCTGAGAAGTCTGCTTACCCAGCTCGACAAATTTGTCCGCTATCTCAACGACCAAAAAGACGACATCATCGCGGCGACGGACAGCCTGAACAACCTGGTCGGTCAATTCGCCGACCAGAAGCCGGTGATCGACAAGGCGCTCAAGACCATCCCGGGCGCGTTGGGTGTGCTCAAAGACGAGCGCAACGCTCTGGCCGATGCGCTCGGTGATGTGAGCCAATTCGGTGCCCTTGCCGCCGACTCGGTCGACAAGACCAAAGAAAATCTGGTCAAGGAGCTCAAGGACCTCGGCCCGGTACTGCAGTCGCTGGCCGACGCGGGACCGGCGTTGACGCGCTCGCTGGGTTTTTTCGGAACCTTCCCGTTCCCCACGGCCACGCTCAGCAAATGGTTGCGCGGCGACTACGCGAACTTGACCGCGGTCTTCGACCTGACGCTCAGCCGACTCGACGCGGGCCTATTCACCGGCACCCGGTTCGAGTGCAACCTGACCGAGCTGGAGCTGCAGTGGGGCCGCACCATCGGCCAGATGCCCAGCCCGTGCACGGCGGGCAGCCAATACAACCCCGGCAACCCGCTGGTTGCGCCCTACCACTTCGACCAGGGGCGATAG
- a CDS encoding MarR family winged helix-turn-helix transcriptional regulator — protein MSDVTVKSGRAQNNTRLAPTLRVNELAEQLCETLFGVFLVLGRRQARSVPVGELTLAQLSILKTLQEHGPMRMTALAVHERVRGPTITVGIRRLANLGLVTRSDDPTDRRSALVGITRHGLAVCCESLAPRHAQLAAMLITLSPKDRAILFEAMPPLERLAGQDGA, from the coding sequence GTGTCTGACGTTACCGTCAAGTCAGGCCGCGCGCAGAACAACACGAGACTCGCGCCGACCCTTCGCGTCAACGAGCTCGCCGAGCAGCTCTGCGAAACATTATTTGGCGTTTTTCTCGTACTGGGCCGTCGGCAGGCTCGTAGCGTTCCGGTAGGCGAACTTACACTAGCGCAGCTGTCCATACTGAAGACGTTGCAAGAGCACGGTCCGATGCGAATGACTGCGTTGGCCGTTCACGAGCGTGTGCGCGGACCCACGATCACCGTTGGCATCCGTCGGCTGGCCAACCTTGGCCTTGTCACGCGGTCGGACGATCCGACAGACCGGCGGAGCGCGCTCGTCGGGATCACACGGCATGGCCTGGCGGTGTGTTGCGAATCGCTGGCACCGAGGCATGCACAACTTGCAGCGATGTTGATTACACTCAGCCCGAAGGATCGGGCAATCCTCTTTGAGGCGATGCCACCGCTGGAGCGGCTCGCGGGGCAAGACGGCGCCTAG
- a CDS encoding TetR/AcrR family transcriptional regulator gives MAEPQSRLRQRTNGRLDRSRDPAILNAALEILAEHGYNATNMNDIAARAGVGKAAIYRRWSSKTALITDALVYWRPDLLDDDPPDTGSLSGDLEVIVERTARNDDGLISNDLILRVGLETAQDPDLADALDDLLLFKGRRVLSAIFAQAADRGEIPGDRDWSLVADVMVAMGLLRAVSGQTVDADLVRNLINTLVLPAVTCPCGAAGPDRR, from the coding sequence ATCGCCGAACCCCAGTCCAGACTGCGCCAACGCACCAACGGGCGCCTGGACCGGTCACGTGATCCCGCAATCCTCAACGCTGCCTTGGAAATTCTGGCCGAACACGGCTACAACGCCACCAACATGAACGACATCGCCGCACGGGCCGGTGTCGGCAAAGCCGCTATCTATCGCCGCTGGTCATCCAAGACGGCACTGATCACCGACGCGTTGGTCTATTGGCGACCGGATCTGTTGGACGACGACCCGCCCGATACCGGCAGCCTATCGGGTGATCTGGAGGTCATCGTCGAGCGCACAGCTCGCAACGACGACGGCCTGATCTCCAATGACCTGATCCTGCGCGTCGGGTTGGAAACTGCTCAGGATCCCGATCTGGCTGATGCGCTCGACGATTTGCTTCTCTTCAAAGGCCGCCGCGTGCTGTCCGCCATTTTCGCCCAAGCTGCCGACCGCGGCGAGATACCCGGCGACCGCGATTGGTCACTGGTCGCCGACGTGATGGTGGCAATGGGTCTGCTACGGGCCGTGAGCGGACAGACCGTCGACGCCGATCTTGTGCGAAACCTCATCAATACGCTTGTGCTGCCGGCAGTCACCTGCCCCTGCGGTGCTGCCGGACCCGATCGCCGGTAA
- a CDS encoding MMPL/RND family transporter codes for MSLQHSKPHRPLLGRTVRIFSLPIIVFWVLAAVGLGILVPSLDEVAASRSVPMSPTDAPSYRAMLNIGKVFQQYDSDSSAMVVLEGNDKLGDSAHKFYEEIVAKLTADHQHVQNVQDFWSDPLTAAGSQSVDGKSAYVQIFLNGSQGTSASHESVAAVRHIVASVAAPPGIKAHVAGNSVLNADTSVAGHQSMATMELVSVAVIIVMLLAIYRSVVTMLVSMVIIGLELFAAQGVTAAAGYLHIIGLTPYAVSMVTMLALAAGTDYVIFLLGRYQEERSKGLDREDAFYVAYHGVSHVILGSGLTIAGATMCLSFTRLPYFKTMGLPCAISVLVIIAAALTLAPAVLTVGSRFGLLDAKRELSTRGWRKVGTAVVRWPIPIILVTTMVAVIGFASLLTYVPQYNDQKFTPANMPANLAMGVADRHFSQARMNPELLMLEADHDLRDPADMLVVDRVAKNVAHMRGIDRVQTLTRPLGSPIEHSSIPFMLGAQNAGTLQGAKFNNDNSAQMLEQADELSRTVASMERMYTITSELTATTHSMVGRTHELLETTKELRNNIADFEDFFRPLRSYFYWERHCFDIPICWSLRSIFDAIDGVDTLSDQIQGLTTDLDRLDQLMPQMLPILQSTIDSMKKMRDFMIATHSTMAGTQAQQQELAKGATEIGLYFDQAKNDDFFYLPPDVFQNPDFKRGLKMFVSPDGKAIRYIITHQGDPASTEGIEHVRDLKGVVADAVKNTPLANAKVSLAGTASMYGDMQDGVKTDLMIAVIASMILIFAIMLVITRSLVAALVIVGTVAASLGTACGLSVLLWQDIVGLGVQWIVIPLSIVILLAVGSDYNLLVVSRLKEEIHAGLNTGIIRGMGATGRVVTAAGMVFAFTMMSMIVSDLRVIGQLGMTIGIGLVVDTLIVRAFMTPSIAAALGRWFWWPLNTFKIVKRTRPGQDSDDSTAPIPRPPTT; via the coding sequence ATGAGCCTTCAGCATTCGAAGCCCCATCGCCCGCTCTTGGGGCGGACAGTCCGGATCTTCTCGCTGCCGATCATCGTGTTCTGGGTGCTGGCCGCGGTCGGCCTGGGCATCCTGGTTCCGTCTCTCGATGAGGTCGCAGCGAGCCGGTCGGTGCCGATGAGCCCGACCGATGCGCCGTCCTATCGGGCGATGCTGAACATCGGCAAGGTCTTTCAGCAGTACGATTCGGATTCTTCGGCGATGGTCGTGCTCGAGGGTAACGACAAGCTCGGCGATTCCGCGCACAAGTTCTACGAGGAGATCGTCGCAAAACTGACGGCCGATCACCAGCATGTGCAGAACGTTCAGGACTTCTGGAGTGATCCGCTGACCGCGGCGGGCTCGCAGAGTGTGGACGGCAAGTCGGCGTACGTGCAGATCTTCCTCAACGGCTCGCAGGGGACCAGTGCAAGCCATGAGTCGGTGGCTGCTGTTCGTCACATCGTCGCTTCGGTGGCGGCGCCGCCGGGTATCAAGGCCCACGTCGCCGGCAACAGCGTTCTCAACGCCGATACCAGCGTCGCCGGGCATCAAAGCATGGCGACGATGGAGTTAGTGTCGGTCGCAGTCATCATCGTGATGCTGCTCGCCATCTATCGCTCGGTCGTGACGATGCTGGTGTCCATGGTCATCATCGGGCTGGAACTCTTTGCCGCGCAGGGTGTTACCGCCGCAGCGGGTTACCTGCACATCATCGGTTTGACCCCGTACGCGGTGAGCATGGTGACCATGCTGGCCCTGGCCGCCGGAACGGATTATGTGATCTTCCTGCTCGGCCGATATCAGGAGGAAAGATCGAAAGGCCTAGATCGCGAAGACGCGTTCTACGTGGCCTATCACGGTGTCTCACACGTCATTTTGGGTTCCGGCTTGACGATTGCGGGCGCCACCATGTGTCTGAGCTTCACCAGATTGCCGTACTTCAAGACCATGGGTTTGCCTTGTGCGATTTCGGTCTTGGTGATCATCGCCGCGGCGCTGACGCTGGCACCGGCGGTTCTCACGGTGGGGTCCAGATTTGGTTTGCTCGACGCCAAACGTGAACTTTCGACGCGGGGTTGGCGCAAGGTCGGCACCGCGGTCGTTCGGTGGCCAATTCCGATCATCCTTGTGACCACCATGGTCGCCGTCATCGGTTTCGCCAGCCTGCTGACCTATGTACCGCAATACAACGACCAGAAGTTCACCCCCGCCAACATGCCCGCCAACCTTGCAATGGGCGTCGCGGACCGGCACTTCTCCCAGGCCCGGATGAACCCGGAATTGTTGATGCTTGAGGCCGATCACGACCTGCGTGACCCCGCCGACATGCTCGTCGTCGACCGAGTCGCCAAGAACGTTGCACATATGCGGGGCATCGATCGGGTACAGACCCTGACCCGCCCATTGGGTTCGCCGATCGAGCACAGTTCGATCCCATTCATGCTCGGTGCGCAAAATGCCGGCACCTTGCAGGGGGCCAAGTTCAACAACGACAACTCGGCTCAAATGCTCGAGCAGGCCGACGAGCTGAGCAGGACCGTCGCCAGCATGGAGCGCATGTACACCATCACCTCCGAACTGACCGCGACGACACACAGCATGGTCGGCCGCACGCACGAGCTTTTGGAAACCACCAAGGAGTTGCGCAACAACATCGCCGATTTCGAGGATTTCTTCCGGCCGCTGCGTAGCTACTTCTATTGGGAGAGGCACTGCTTCGACATCCCGATCTGCTGGTCACTGCGCTCCATCTTCGATGCCATCGACGGCGTCGACACGCTCAGCGACCAGATCCAGGGGCTCACGACCGATCTGGACCGCTTGGATCAGTTGATGCCACAGATGTTGCCAATTCTGCAGTCGACCATCGACTCGATGAAGAAGATGCGCGACTTCATGATCGCGACCCACAGCACCATGGCCGGCACCCAGGCCCAGCAACAGGAATTGGCCAAGGGCGCGACCGAGATTGGCCTGTACTTCGACCAGGCCAAGAACGACGACTTCTTCTACCTGCCACCGGATGTGTTCCAGAACCCTGATTTCAAACGTGGCCTCAAGATGTTCGTCTCGCCCGACGGCAAAGCGATCCGTTACATCATCACCCACCAGGGCGACCCCGCCTCTACCGAAGGCATCGAACACGTCCGGGACCTCAAAGGTGTCGTCGCGGACGCCGTCAAGAACACTCCATTGGCCAATGCGAAGGTTTCGCTTGCCGGCACCGCATCGATGTACGGCGATATGCAGGACGGCGTCAAGACCGACCTGATGATCGCTGTCATCGCGTCGATGATCCTGATCTTCGCGATCATGTTGGTGATCACCCGCAGTCTGGTGGCAGCACTGGTCATCGTCGGCACCGTGGCCGCTTCGCTGGGCACCGCATGCGGGCTATCCGTGCTGCTGTGGCAGGACATCGTGGGCTTAGGCGTGCAATGGATCGTGATCCCGCTGTCCATAGTGATCCTGCTGGCAGTGGGCTCGGACTACAACCTGCTCGTGGTCTCGCGCCTCAAAGAGGAGATACACGCGGGACTCAACACCGGCATCATCCGAGGCATGGGAGCAACCGGACGCGTCGTCACCGCGGCCGGGATGGTGTTCGCGTTCACCATGATGTCGATGATCGTCAGCGACCTGCGCGTCATCGGCCAACTGGGCATGACCATCGGCATCGGCCTCGTCGTCGATACGCTGATCGTGCGTGCGTTCATGACCCCATCGATCGCGGCGGCACTCGGCCGCTGGTTCTGGTGGCCGCTGAACACCTTCAAAATCGTCAAGAGGACGCGTCCCGGGCAGGATTCCGACGACAGCACCGCGCCAATCCCGCGGCCCCCAACCACGTGA
- a CDS encoding Mce protein, translating to MAEHADASQEQLNNTDHPHAPAATPGQSGDDPSQTPNGLAAHENHTAAAPDSEPKAQVQDDEAEEYDAAVDGEADAKDAAAPAKKTMSPVRLATVLGIVLVVALGALVGWLGFRAYQSHQAQQQRDVLVQVGRQGALNLTTIDWQHADADVQRILDSSTGAFYDDFSNRSKPFLEVVRKVQSKSVGTVNEAGLESQSGNEAQVLVAVSVKITNLGADEQEPRHWRMRITVQKLGKEAKVSNVAFVP from the coding sequence ATGGCAGAGCATGCTGATGCCTCCCAAGAGCAACTGAACAACACAGACCATCCGCATGCGCCGGCGGCGACGCCCGGACAGAGCGGCGACGATCCATCGCAAACGCCCAACGGGCTCGCAGCGCATGAGAACCACACCGCGGCGGCGCCCGACTCGGAGCCGAAGGCACAAGTGCAGGATGACGAAGCCGAGGAGTACGACGCCGCGGTTGACGGAGAGGCCGACGCAAAAGACGCTGCTGCGCCGGCCAAGAAAACAATGTCGCCGGTGCGGCTGGCAACGGTGCTGGGCATTGTCCTGGTTGTCGCATTGGGTGCGCTGGTCGGTTGGCTGGGATTTCGGGCGTATCAGTCGCATCAGGCCCAACAGCAGCGCGACGTGTTGGTTCAGGTCGGCCGGCAAGGCGCGCTGAATCTCACGACGATCGACTGGCAACACGCCGACGCCGATGTTCAACGCATCCTGGACTCGTCGACCGGCGCTTTCTACGACGACTTCTCCAATCGATCCAAACCCTTCCTCGAGGTGGTCAGAAAGGTGCAGTCGAAGTCGGTGGGAACCGTGAACGAGGCAGGTCTGGAGTCGCAATCGGGCAACGAAGCCCAGGTGCTGGTCGCAGTGTCGGTCAAGATCACCAATCTCGGTGCGGACGAACAGGAGCCGCGGCATTGGCGAATGCGAATAACCGTGCAAAAGCTCGGGAAAGAGGCGAAGGTCTCTAACGTCGCGTTCGTGCCATGA